Below is a genomic region from Fusobacterium canifelinum.
GGATAGATTTGGTTCTGATAAACCAGATTTAAGATTTGGAGTTGAATTAAAAGATTTATCTGATATAGTTAAAAATTCTTCTTTTAATGCTTTTAGTTCTACTGTTCAAAATGGTGGACTTGTTAAAGCAGTTGTTGCACCTAATGCAAATGAAAAATTCTCAAGAAAGGTTATTTCTGAGTATGAAGAATATGTAAAAACATATTTTGGAGCAAAAGGACTTGCCTATATAAAACTTACTGCTGATGGAATAACTTCTCCTATTGCTAAATTTTTAAATGAAGATGAAATAAAAGCAATAATTGAAAAAACAGAAGCTAAAACAGGAGATGTAATCTTTATAGTTGCTGATAAGAAAAAAGTTGTTCACTCTGCACTTGGAGCATTGAGATTAAGAATAGGTAAAGACTTAGAATTAATTAATAAAGATGATTTTAAATTCTTATGGGTTGTTGATTTCCCAATGTTTGATTATGATGAGGAAGAACAAAGATATAAGGCAGAACACCACCCATTTACTTCTATAAAAGCTGATGATTTGGATAAATTCTTGGCTGGACAAACAGAAGATATTAGAACTAATACTTATGACTTAGTCTTAAATGGTTCTGAAATAGGTGGAGGTTCTATAAGAATATTTAATCCACAAATACAATCTATGGTATTTGATAGATTAGGACTTTCTCAAGAAGAAGCAAAAGCTAAATTTGGTTTTTTCTTAGATGCTTTTAAATATGGAGCACCTCCTCATGGTGGATTGGCATTTGGTATAGATAGATGGCTTATGGTTATGTTAAAAGAAGAATCTATAAGAGATGTAATTCCTTTCCCTAAAACAAATAAAGGACAATGTTTAATGACAGAAGCACCTAACACTGTTGATGAAAAACAATTAGAAGAATTATTTATAAAATCTACTTATGAAAAATAAAATAAGTTAGCAAAGAAAGAGTTTATTGCAAATTAAAGTTTCTATATAAGTTTGTAATAGCTCTTTTTTTATAAAAAATAAATTTTATTTTTAAAAGCAAAATAATATTTTCAAATTGTATTTTTAATGTTATAATAATATGAAGTCTTTAATAAAGTCATTTTAAAAATAAAAAATAAAATTAAGGAGATAATATGTTAAAAATAGCAATATATGGAAAAGGTGGAATAGGAAAATCTACAATATCTTCTAATTTAAGTGCTATTATTTCAAAAAGTGGGAAAAAAGTTTTACATGTAGGTTGTGATCCAAAAGGAGATTCTACAAGAAATCTTATGGGAAGGAAAATTCCAACTGTTATTACAATTTTAAAAGAAAAAAATAATTTAAATAGAGAAGATATAATTTATAAAGGTTTTAATGGAATTGAATGTGTTGAAACTGGTGGTCCTGAAGCTGGAATAGGCTGTGCAGG
It encodes:
- the aspS gene encoding aspartate--tRNA ligase, yielding MVYRTHNLGELRSKNIGEVVTLSGWVDTKRNVSTSLTFIDLRDREGKTQIVFNNELLSEKVLEEVQKLKSESVIKVIGEVKERSNKNPNIPTGEIEVFAKEIEILNACDTLPFQISGIDDNLSENMRLTYRYLDIRRNKMLNNLKMRHRMIMSIRNYMDKAGFLDVDTPVLTKSTPEGARDFLVPSRTNPGTFYALPQSPQLFKQLLMIGGVEKYFQIAKCFRDEDLRADRQPEFTQLDIEMSFVEKEDVMNEIEGLAKYVFKNVTGEEANYTFQKMPYAEAMDRFGSDKPDLRFGVELKDLSDIVKNSSFNAFSSTVQNGGLVKAVVAPNANEKFSRKVISEYEEYVKTYFGAKGLAYIKLTADGITSPIAKFLNEDEIKAIIEKTEAKTGDVIFIVADKKKVVHSALGALRLRIGKDLELINKDDFKFLWVVDFPMFDYDEEEQRYKAEHHPFTSIKADDLDKFLAGQTEDIRTNTYDLVLNGSEIGGGSIRIFNPQIQSMVFDRLGLSQEEAKAKFGFFLDAFKYGAPPHGGLAFGIDRWLMVMLKEESIRDVIPFPKTNKGQCLMTEAPNTVDEKQLEELFIKSTYEK